Proteins co-encoded in one Lysobacter solisilvae genomic window:
- the msbA gene encoding lipid A export permease/ATP-binding protein MsbA yields the protein MTDRVAPWLVYRRLIGFARPYRPLLAIAFVGMLVEAAAGGAFTKLMEPVINTTFIDKDASRSALLPLAIIGLFVVRGIAGYLTDMNMGRSGRSIARDLRVQVLGKYLRLPGSRFDVEPVPGMLVRLGSDSDQVAQAAIDAMKVMLQQSFQVIAALIVMLLTSWQVTVAILLMAPPLAWMMDKVGKRYRRISHRIQESSGKLMQAADQALSNQQEVKVYGAQGVELARYESQADTHLGLSMKVESTRSISSAVVQLMGSVALALLLFLAGREAMADRLSAGGFVALMMSMMAIIPALKQLTNVQGMLQRGVASADRLFEVLDAPDEADIGTRELTRAQGVIEFRDVTARYPGQTEPAIAGISFTARPGTVTAIVGRSGSGKSSLIKLIPRFYDPESGEIRLDGHPLQEYRLTDLRRQLALVGQQVMLFDGSVAANVAYGEMQDASPEALERAVRAANAMEFVERLPEGLDTSLGTKGGRLSGGQRQRVAIARAMLKDAPVLILDEATAALDTESERLVQDALNHLMPNRTTLVIAHRLSTIEHADQVLVLDHGRIVERGTHHELLAAGGLYAHLHRMQFREE from the coding sequence GTGACCGACCGCGTCGCGCCGTGGCTCGTCTACCGGCGACTGATCGGGTTTGCGCGGCCCTACCGCCCGCTGCTGGCGATCGCCTTCGTCGGCATGCTGGTGGAGGCCGCCGCGGGCGGCGCCTTCACCAAGCTGATGGAGCCGGTGATCAACACCACCTTCATCGACAAGGACGCCAGCCGCAGCGCGTTGTTGCCACTGGCCATCATCGGCCTGTTCGTGGTGCGCGGCATCGCGGGCTACCTGACCGACATGAACATGGGCCGCTCGGGCCGCAGCATCGCCCGCGACCTGCGTGTGCAGGTGCTGGGCAAGTACCTGCGCCTGCCGGGATCGCGGTTCGACGTCGAACCGGTGCCGGGCATGCTGGTGCGCCTGGGGTCGGACAGCGACCAGGTGGCGCAGGCCGCCATCGACGCGATGAAGGTCATGCTGCAGCAGTCCTTCCAGGTCATCGCCGCGCTGATCGTGATGCTGCTGACCAGCTGGCAGGTGACCGTGGCGATCCTGCTGATGGCGCCGCCCCTGGCCTGGATGATGGACAAGGTGGGCAAGCGTTACCGGCGCATCAGCCACCGCATCCAGGAAAGCAGCGGCAAGCTGATGCAGGCCGCCGACCAGGCCCTTTCCAACCAGCAGGAAGTGAAGGTGTACGGCGCCCAGGGCGTGGAACTGGCGCGCTACGAAAGCCAGGCCGATACCCATCTGGGCCTGAGCATGAAGGTCGAATCCACGCGCAGCATCTCGTCGGCGGTCGTGCAGTTGATGGGCTCGGTGGCCTTGGCCCTGCTGCTGTTCCTGGCTGGGCGCGAGGCGATGGCGGACCGTCTCTCCGCTGGCGGCTTCGTGGCCCTGATGATGTCGATGATGGCCATCATCCCGGCCCTGAAGCAGCTCACCAACGTGCAGGGCATGCTGCAGCGGGGCGTGGCTTCGGCCGACCGCCTGTTCGAGGTGCTCGACGCACCCGACGAGGCCGACATCGGGACGCGCGAACTCACGCGCGCACAGGGCGTGATCGAGTTCCGCGACGTCACCGCGCGCTATCCCGGCCAGACCGAGCCGGCCATCGCCGGCATCAGTTTCACCGCGCGCCCGGGCACCGTGACCGCCATCGTCGGGCGCTCCGGCAGCGGGAAGTCGTCGCTCATCAAGCTGATCCCGCGCTTCTACGACCCCGAGTCCGGTGAGATCCGGCTCGATGGGCATCCACTGCAGGAATACCGCCTGACCGACCTGCGCAGGCAGCTGGCGCTGGTCGGACAGCAGGTGATGCTGTTCGACGGTTCGGTGGCCGCCAACGTGGCCTATGGCGAGATGCAGGATGCCTCGCCCGAAGCGCTGGAGCGTGCCGTGCGCGCCGCCAACGCCATGGAGTTCGTCGAACGCCTGCCCGAAGGCCTCGACACCAGCCTGGGCACCAAGGGTGGCCGGCTGTCCGGTGGCCAGCGCCAGCGCGTGGCCATTGCCCGGGCCATGCTGAAGGACGCGCCGGTGCTGATCCTGGACGAGGCCACCGCGGCGCTCGACACCGAGTCCGAGCGGCTCGTGCAGGACGCGTTGAACCACCTCATGCCCAACCGGACCACGCTGGTGATCGCCCACCGGCTGTCGACCATCGAGCACGCCGACCAGGTGCTGGTGCTCGACCACGGGCGCATCGTCGAACGCGGCACCCACCATGAACTGCTCGCAGCCGGTGGCCTTTACGCACACCTGCACCGCATGCAGTTCCGGGAGGAATGA
- a CDS encoding ExbD/TolR family protein, translating to MRIRDHRKDDEPEINMIPLIDVILVLIIFFVVTATFDARSVLKLELPRATGEDAKDSSRALSVLINADGRYFVDDREVLRDDIESLKATLAEVAGSDRNRKVLLRADARTQHQAVVTAYDALGQLGFRQVMIATAPEVRPQGKTQ from the coding sequence ATGAGAATCCGCGACCACCGCAAGGACGACGAACCGGAGATCAACATGATCCCGCTGATCGACGTCATCCTGGTGCTGATCATCTTCTTCGTCGTCACCGCCACCTTCGACGCGCGTTCGGTGCTCAAGCTCGAGCTGCCGCGCGCGACGGGCGAAGACGCCAAGGACTCCTCCCGCGCGCTCAGCGTGCTCATCAATGCCGATGGCCGCTACTTCGTCGATGACCGTGAAGTCCTGCGCGACGACATCGAGTCGCTGAAGGCCACGCTGGCCGAAGTCGCTGGCAGCGACCGCAACCGCAAGGTCCTGCTGCGCGCCGACGCCCGCACCCAGCACCAGGCGGTGGTGACGGCCTACGACGCGCTCGGCCAGCTGGGCTTCCGCCAGGTCATGATCGCCACCGCCCCGGAAGTCCGGCCGCAGGGAAAAACGCAGTGA
- a CDS encoding MotA/TolQ/ExbB proton channel family protein: MLELVKAGGWPMIPLLLLSVLALTIVVERAWTLRRRSVLPPGLGKEVRAWASGGKLDPAHIESLRATSPLGALLAAALDVRLRPRDQIRERIEDVGRHLVHRMERYLNTLGTISAAGPLLGLFGTVVGMIQMFLGILDHGIGDVNQLAGGIGKALVCTAAGMIVAIPALIAHRWFRGRIAEYIVDMEHEAMQLLDTIDLRPASAKVSAGAHGITPPVSGG; the protein is encoded by the coding sequence GTGCTGGAACTGGTCAAGGCCGGCGGTTGGCCGATGATTCCGCTGCTGTTGCTGTCGGTGCTGGCGCTGACGATCGTGGTCGAACGCGCCTGGACCCTGCGCCGGCGGTCCGTGCTGCCTCCGGGCCTTGGAAAGGAAGTGCGGGCGTGGGCCTCGGGCGGCAAGCTCGACCCGGCCCACATCGAGTCCCTGCGCGCTACGTCCCCCCTGGGCGCCTTGCTGGCGGCGGCTCTGGACGTCCGGCTGCGTCCGCGCGACCAGATCCGTGAGCGGATCGAGGACGTCGGCCGGCACCTGGTGCACCGGATGGAGCGTTACCTGAACACGCTGGGCACCATTTCTGCCGCCGGGCCGCTGCTGGGCCTGTTCGGCACCGTCGTCGGCATGATCCAGATGTTCCTGGGCATCCTCGACCACGGCATCGGCGACGTGAACCAGCTGGCCGGCGGTATCGGCAAGGCCCTGGTCTGCACCGCGGCTGGCATGATCGTCGCCATTCCCGCCCTGATCGCCCATCGCTGGTTCCGGGGCCGCATCGCCGAGTACATCGTCGACATGGAGCATGAGGCCATGCAGCTGCTGGACACCATCGACCTGCGTCCTGCCTCGGCGAAAGTCTCGGCCGGCGCGCACGGCATCACGCCCCCGGTCAGCGGCGGCTGA
- a CDS encoding DNA internalization-related competence protein ComEC/Rec2: MHTVARTPPTSPPAPLPAPLGLGVAAALLGGVMLALLSPRLTPTWLTAPLLLTGLWLWSGARWNRRRLIRPDVSPRAIGRLAGSVTVGFALASLHAAWALSQQLPVRREKAEVHVTGHIVDLPTHEPRRTRFHFRVDASGGEPALRGRTLRLAWYDEGAPGRPDPVRVTLRGGERWSMWVRLRPPRGLRNPGSPDSEMYALAARVAATGYVRAPRLAERIAPARGLAAWREARSERIARAVPAPSSRFVRALALGDTRALSDADWIVLRANGLTHLIAISGFHVGLVAGFAALLVRLVWWVWAPLARRCPAPIAVALAAVAGAGAYAAVAGFALPTLRTVLMIAVVAGARAWRRALPAQAALALALIAVLLVDPLTVLGAGFWLSFAGVAWLLWCLPRASGRVLHDFLSAQGVATLGLLPLGVALFGQASLAGPMANLLAVPWWSLVVVPLSLLGLLVDAASADAGAASWRLAGMCFDLSWPLFEYLARSGLSLWWLPEAHGLALPLALLGAFWLLLPRGVPGKALALLLWLPLLWPDRDLPRRGEAELVVIDVGQGLSVLVRTSHHALLYDMGPSVRDGFDAGERAVVPALHALGVRRIDRAIVSHADNDHAGGYGTVAQEMPITATWAPEDSPLPPGSLRCQGGQTWDWDGVRLSFLHPPAHFPYLANESSCVLRIETAHGAALLTGDIGEVIEQRLLRAGASQLRARVVVVAHHGSNGSSDPGFIAATGAHYALVSSGHGNRFGHPRPEVVRRWRIAGAQVTSTADGGALRIGLRARGTVLETRRGAQPRLWDASRSP, translated from the coding sequence ATGCATACCGTGGCAAGGACGCCACCGACATCCCCTCCTGCACCGCTGCCGGCGCCGCTCGGACTGGGCGTGGCCGCGGCGCTGCTGGGCGGAGTCATGCTCGCTCTGCTGTCGCCGCGCCTGACCCCGACGTGGCTCACTGCGCCCCTGCTGCTGACCGGGCTCTGGCTCTGGAGCGGCGCACGCTGGAATCGCCGGAGGCTGATCCGCCCCGACGTTTCCCCGCGGGCAATCGGTCGCCTCGCCGGAAGTGTGACGGTGGGCTTCGCCCTGGCCAGTCTGCATGCCGCGTGGGCCCTGTCGCAGCAGTTGCCCGTGCGACGGGAAAAGGCGGAAGTCCACGTCACCGGGCACATCGTCGACCTGCCGACGCACGAACCCCGGCGGACGCGATTTCATTTTCGAGTGGACGCCAGCGGCGGGGAGCCCGCGCTGCGTGGCCGCACGCTGCGCCTGGCCTGGTACGACGAGGGTGCGCCCGGAAGGCCTGACCCCGTACGGGTGACCCTGCGGGGTGGCGAACGCTGGTCGATGTGGGTGCGTCTGCGTCCGCCGCGGGGGCTGCGCAATCCAGGCAGTCCCGATAGCGAAATGTACGCGCTGGCGGCACGCGTCGCCGCCACGGGGTACGTCCGTGCGCCGCGTCTTGCCGAGCGGATTGCGCCTGCCCGCGGCCTGGCGGCGTGGCGCGAAGCGCGATCCGAGCGCATCGCCCGCGCCGTGCCCGCGCCGTCTTCCCGCTTCGTGCGGGCGCTGGCCCTTGGCGACACGCGTGCGTTGTCTGACGCCGACTGGATCGTCCTGCGCGCCAACGGCCTCACGCATCTGATCGCGATCTCCGGCTTTCATGTCGGACTGGTCGCCGGATTCGCTGCACTGCTCGTCCGCCTGGTCTGGTGGGTCTGGGCGCCATTGGCGCGACGATGTCCGGCGCCGATAGCGGTTGCCCTGGCAGCGGTGGCGGGAGCCGGCGCGTACGCCGCGGTCGCCGGTTTCGCCCTGCCGACGCTTCGCACCGTGCTCATGATCGCGGTGGTCGCCGGTGCCCGCGCCTGGCGCCGCGCGTTGCCCGCACAGGCTGCGCTGGCGCTGGCCCTGATCGCGGTGCTGCTGGTTGATCCCTTGACGGTATTGGGCGCAGGTTTCTGGCTGAGCTTCGCCGGCGTGGCGTGGCTCCTGTGGTGCCTGCCGCGAGCTTCCGGACGCGTTCTGCACGACTTCCTGTCGGCCCAGGGCGTAGCCACCCTGGGCCTGCTTCCCCTGGGAGTGGCCTTGTTCGGCCAGGCCTCCCTTGCCGGGCCAATGGCCAACCTGCTCGCGGTTCCCTGGTGGAGTCTGGTTGTCGTGCCTTTGAGTCTGCTTGGACTCCTGGTCGATGCGGCCAGCGCCGACGCCGGCGCCGCGTCATGGCGGCTTGCCGGCATGTGTTTCGACCTGAGTTGGCCCCTGTTCGAATACCTGGCGCGCAGTGGCCTGTCGCTTTGGTGGCTGCCTGAAGCCCATGGACTGGCCTTGCCCCTGGCCCTGCTGGGCGCCTTCTGGCTGTTGCTGCCGCGCGGTGTCCCCGGCAAGGCGCTGGCGCTGCTGCTGTGGCTGCCCCTGCTCTGGCCCGATCGCGACCTCCCGCGCCGGGGCGAGGCCGAACTGGTCGTCATCGACGTGGGGCAGGGGCTCTCGGTCCTGGTTCGCACTTCGCACCATGCGCTGCTGTACGACATGGGCCCGTCGGTCCGCGACGGTTTCGATGCCGGCGAACGCGCCGTGGTGCCGGCCCTGCACGCGCTGGGCGTGCGACGCATCGACCGCGCGATCGTCAGCCATGCCGACAACGACCACGCCGGGGGCTACGGAACGGTGGCGCAGGAGATGCCCATCACCGCCACCTGGGCACCGGAAGACAGTCCGCTGCCGCCTGGAAGCCTTCGGTGCCAGGGTGGTCAGACCTGGGACTGGGACGGCGTGCGCCTGTCCTTCCTGCACCCTCCAGCGCATTTTCCCTATCTGGCCAACGAGTCCAGCTGCGTATTGCGGATCGAGACGGCACATGGCGCGGCGTTGCTGACCGGCGACATCGGCGAGGTGATCGAGCAGCGCCTCCTGCGCGCCGGCGCCTCTCAGCTGCGCGCGCGCGTCGTGGTGGTCGCCCATCACGGCAGCAACGGTTCCTCGGATCCCGGCTTCATCGCGGCCACTGGCGCCCACTACGCCCTGGTGTCCAGCGGCCATGGCAACCGCTTTGGTCATCCCCGGCCCGAAGTGGTTCGGCGCTGGCGGATCGCCGGTGCGCAGGTGACCAGCACGGCCGACGGTGGCGCGCTGCGGATCGGCCTGCGGGCGCGCGGGACGGTGCTGGAAACGCGACGCGGCGCACAGCCCCGTCTCTGGGATGCCAGCCGTTCGCCTTGA